GGTGAGCCAGGTTCTGGCAGGCCCCTTGTCACAGATCTTACAAAGCCGGCAGAGAAAAGAGATGTGCATCCCCTTCCTCAGGGCGATTCCTGGGATACTCAGCTTTCTGGAATTCACTGGTCCTAGCCTGTGTTATCTCAAGCAGAGCCATATATGGAAAACAAGACTTGAGGGGACTGACCAAGGAATAGCAGATTTAAGGCCTGGGGAGCCCTGATATAAGACCCCCAAGCCCCTTTGGATACCAGACTGGGATTTCCATTACAAAGAGGGCCAAAAGCGGGCACAGAGGCTAATGGTAAAACTGGTGAGCTTAGGCTTCCCTGGTACTTAAGCTGCTCAAGATCTCGAACACCTCTAGCCACTTGAGGAGCAGAATGTGCTACTGTCACACTGCCATCTGGTGGAAAGACAAGATCTGTCCCTTAGACGCAGAGACAGCCTTGGGAAGTGTGTCCAGTGGGCAAGGTAGGTTTGGAAATAGTTAAGATGAAGACAAACGGAGGAGACAATGGGGCTAAAGGTGTAATGCAGATACAGACTGGGAACTCCATCCAGGTGTGTGCCTTTcgtccattttaatttctaaagaacgttagataaaacaaaatcaaagggaaaaaacagaaaggcaTTACAAATGTTTTATATCCTAGAACCATTCACGGTTTTGGCTCATGAAAAGTTATTAACATCAGACAGATACACCAACTGACTGAGACCACACACACATGGGCAGCAGCCGCCACAACAGTGGAGCTTGCCTTTTATACAAAGTTtatacgtatgtgtatgtgtatgtgtatacgtgtacacatacacacacacagacacacacacacacacaattttatgtACACAGACACAAGGGTATAAAATCCAGTGAGAAGGGCTCACATGTGCCCAGGTAGGGGACAGGAGCAGCTTTAACAGCTGGGGTTGAGCCCATGGTAGAGGCACATGGGAAGTGGTAGAGAATAGCAgcctcctctccatcctcccaCCCTGGGCCACAGGAAAGACCTGGGAGGAAGGAAAACTATACAGAGGAAGATGGAACCTACTAGAGAAGTACCCCACCTTTCACTCAACTCCTGGATGCCCCTAAGACATCCAAAATGCCTGGCAGGACAGATTACTCCCATACTTCTCAGTAAGAGGCTGAGCCCACAGTAGCAGTTCTGGCCTCAAGCTGAGACCCAAGGAAGGCTTCACAATGTTCATGTCCATGCCATCTTCCAGGGCCTGTGCAGCAGCAAGCCAGCACTTTCAAGGTTCACCTTCCAAACTGCAAAGTCCTCTTGGACTAGAGGTCTTCAAGGGTTTTCCTCAACAGATTGTAGGGTAAAAGtacaggaaaaggagagaggttAGTTCCCTCAGTTAATGCCCTACGGCCTTCCCAACGGGGGAGGAATCGAGGAATCACTAAGAGTTGGTCGGAGAGAGCAATGAAGGTCATCCCAGGAGATGACACACACGGAAAAACAGGTGTTCAATATAGGTGCAGATTCTGTCCTCTTCAACTACTGGCTTTGCTCAGCAGAGTCCATTCCCGATGGGGCCCTGGGCAGGAGCTCTTCTTGGGAGTCTAAAGGTGGCCCCAATTCCCACAGAGTCAACATCCACGCCCTCAGGATAGCTTGGTCCACAAAATGGAGAGAAGGGGCCATGGAAGGGTAGACGTGGAAAAGGGAGTGGCACCCAGAGGCACAGGGAGGCAGTGTACTGAGCCACTGATTTACCTATGGCAAGGAGAAGAGGTAAATGggaaaccaaaggaaagaaaataaccaaagacATGGCACTTGCCACCATGAATACCAGACCCTGAGACTCACATGGTCTGAGGGGTAAAGAGGCTGGAAAGCTGGAAGCACTGGGAGGCGATTGCTTGGGACGCGAGGTTCAGGGCTGGACTCAGAGCTGCAAAAAGAGAGGCACAATGAGTTGGTGAGCACATAGTATTCCTTCTTTCCAGGCCCCAACCCAATTCCTCCCTTTCCCAAGTTTAAGTCTACCAGTCAGAGCCGCAGGGTTCAGGGCCCCCAAGGGAACTGTCCCATTCAGTTGCAAGGCAGCAGCAGCCtgggcggcagcagcagcagcagctgtggTAGTAGGCAGCTGCATTCCAGAGcctaaaagggaaagaaaaggtggGGTTAAGTCCCAACCTCCGATCTAAAATTCAACCCCATGTTCTTCACTCTGCAGAGAAACTCTCTCCACCTTCTGCCAATTTGGCCATGAGCTGCAAACGTCCACCTGCTGATCCCAGATCCAGCTCCTGGTCCCCATCCGGAAAAGTGATGTCTGTGCCACCATCCAGTCGCTCAGTTACATGACCAACTCTCATAGGTCGACCAGCAAGCTCAAAGCCATTCAGCTGTTCCAGGGCTCGCCGAGCACACTCAGAGTCTGAGAACTACAAGAAACCCAGGCCGTATCAGTCACTTCCCGGACACAGACATGCTCTCAAAACCCCACTACTATTCCCTAGTCTCGCCATCCCAGGAAAACTGTATGCTCACCATGGCACAAACTTTTCTGTCACAGGGAATGTGACCTAAAGTCCCCATCCTCCCAAAATGGGGTAAAAAGGACCTTTTCCAACTGACTAAATGGCAATCACTTCAATCTTCCAGCTACACTAAAAACctaacaatacaaaaaaaaaaaaaaaaaaaaaatctttacccaTAGAGTGCCTACCCTGACAGACTGTTTCACAAATGACCAGATAAAATGGAAGTAAGACAGGCTAAGGGGCCCAAactcctggacttttattttatcTCAGCCCTTTGGACTAGTCAGTTTCAGTTCTCACTCAAGAAAAAGGAATCTGGAACTCCAGAGTTCAGTCGCAGGGGGGAGCGCACCCTGGCGTGGAGAGCAAGACTGCACCCCACCCCTACGCCTACACCAGTGCTGTCGATCAGAGGGCTCCACTCCCCAGTCCCTTTCATCAGCGTCACCAGAGCTGCCTAGTGTAGAAAAGATTCCAGTCTGCTATTTAAGTGTCATGGGTGTTGATCAAAAAGGCAGCAGCGCAAGGGCAAAAAGGCCTCACCAACATTTTTCTGCAACTGAGTCACACAAGGTGTTAGAAGAGGTACTTGCCACCATGAATACCAGAGCTGGCTTTGTTTATTCTGGTGGCACCTGCCCTAGGGCCTGGCACGTTGGTACTGACAATTCCTAGGCAGGTGGTGTAGGTGGCTTGCCTTTACTGGATACTTCTGAGGTGAGCAATACCTCACCTGTGCAGAACACAACCTAACTCTCCTCTGCCCTGCAGGCAACTGTGGGGGGTGTATGCTTCCTGGACTAAACCCAGGAAATATCAGCTTCTGTGAGACTCTGTGGCTGGCAGCCAGTCTTCAGCCTGGAGTCACACAGGGCTGGAAGAACCAGTTATGGGAACTGGAAGTAATTTTGTGACAGTGTCAGGAAAAGGTAAGACACAGCCCCACTATTCTCACTATAGCTGTCTTTAAACATAAAGATATTTCTCAGTGGAGAAACTCCTTCAAATGGGATAgtgccagaaaaaaatataaatctctaTTCCCACTATCATGAAAACACCAATTCCATGAAGCATGTCTACAAAAGCCCACATCTAACCTCCCTCATGCCCCCAACCTTTTAGCTGCTGCCTGAAATCATTACTATTACCCAAAAAGCAAGTTGCAGCACCAGGGAAGCTGGTTGAACTCCTGGACACCCCCATGCCAGGGCCACTGACAGAGTGTGGGAGCAAAGCCAAGATCTCAAGCAATGCACTCATCTCAAGGGGAGGAAGGCTAGTCCAAGCTTCAGGCACCAGGGCTTATGAGTCATTTAGACAGTTcctaaaggaggaggaggaggctgagctGCAGAATCAGACAAGTGGACAAACCCACGCTGAAATTCAAAACTTCAAGACCAGAAACTTACCGTAATGAAACCATAACCTTTAGAACGGCCTGTATCTGAATCCTTCATCAGGACAATATTATCAATCTGTAGAAGAGGCGGAAATTATTAACAATCTTTGGGCTAACCCCCACCTTTGAGCTTTCCTACCTGACTGTTCACACTACCTCTAACCTTCCAGCCAATCGATTTCAACTCtcccaaatcttttctttttttttttcaacgttttttttattttttatttttttttaattttttatttttgggacagagagagacagagcatgaacgggggaggggcagagagagagggagacacagaatcggaaacaggctccaggctccgagccatcagcccagagcccgacgcggggctcgaactcacggaccgcgagatcgtgacctgggtgaagtcggacgctcaaccgactgtgccacccaggcgcccctaaatcttttctttttttgaagcttatttattttgagagagagtgcatgcatacACTCAAGCGGGGAAAAGGTAgacaaagagggggagagaatcccaagcaggctcactgatagcacagagcccaacgacacagggctcaatctcatgaactgtgagttcatgatctgagcagagatcaagagtcagactcttaaccgactgagccacacaggggcccccaaatttttaaagaagagacaaATGCCATCTCTTTCCAAACCACCTCTCCTGACCAACCTTACTTAATCTGCACCCCATTATTTGATTTCACGGTGCCTGACTGACCTGTTTACTGAGCACTATGAAGACAAAGATGGAGCCTAACTTTCCCAGTGTGGACCTACATGCCCGTTCGATGGATGCAGTGCCTTAATCGTGGTCAGAATAAAGAGGTACACTCACCCTCCCCACTTTTTCCAATTCCCTTCAGAGGTTTCCATCACTTTCTACTCACTTTGCCAAAGGGCTCAAAGATGCCCCGGAGCATGTCTTCAGTGATATTGAAGTGCAGGGAGCCCACATAGAGGCGCATTGGTCCACCACTGCCCTTCTGCAGGTTGTTGGCCATGGCTGCCAGTCGGTTTTTCTCAGCCTAGTCAAGGAGGAAATGACGGGTCACATCCCATACCTCCCACCTTCAACCCCATCTTCTTGTGTCAGGTTTTCAGCCTGCTCACCTGTGAGGCCTGGACAATGATGGGCACTCCAAGCAGCCGCTGCCCAGTCAGCCCAATGGCCAGTGGCACAGACTGGATCTCACAGAATTCTACGTAGGCGATGCCCTTAGAACGACGGGAATTCCGATCTGAGATGATCCGGACGTCACGAACCTATCCGGGGCAAGAAGGAAATCCTGAGTTGGGCATAAGGGAGGATGGACAGAAAATAGGCCACATGGACGAAAACTAAGGGAGGGAAGGTTACCTTGCCGACAGCAGAGAAAAAGTCCTCCAGGTCTCGAGGCCGAATGCGGGCAGCTAACTGCATACAGAAAACCGTGCGGGCATCACGCTCCTCGGGACTCAGATTATCAATTGGTTCCCTAAAGAACAAGTACAATTTATTGAGACACCCGCTCCGATACACAGTCCTTGTTTTCTAGCTACACTCAAGCACTACAAGTTCCTGTATTCCAGCTCAAACGGCTTTTTATTCACACCTCACAATCCCTGGGAAAGCTCATTATCCACTCACCTGACTGGACTCTTCTCTCTGAAATGAGGACTCTTGCTGTGCGCATACCTACGCCTATGGAACAGAGAACAACAAACGGAAAATCGTGTCATTCAATGTCATTCGCGCTAGTCCAATGCTCAGTCTTCTAACACGAGAAAACCAGATTCCAGCACTTCACCTCACGGGAATTCTCAACACCACCCCTCCAATAACAAGGTCTCCTGCCCATCACATCAGGTTGTAAGCATCCCCAGGCAGGAAGCACAGCACACTGGTTTTACCCAGACTACAACACAAAGGCCATTAGATTGGTGAGAGGCGTTACCCAGTGGCAAGTGGCGGGCTCCTGTAACGCACACGATCCTCACGCCGCCGGTCCCGACTGCGTGACTCACTACTGTGCCGACGGTCCCAGCTCCGGCTGCGGTGGCGACGCTGCCGCTCTCGACTTCGGCTCCGAGTGCTTCTCCGCCTGTGCCGGTCCCGATCTCGACTGCGACTATAGGTGGAAGGCACTACTGAGTTTGTTGAAGGACAAACCAACCTCTTCTGGCCTTTGATGGAGAGCTTTCCCTGGTATCTTTCCACTTATAGCAATCCTCAAAATCCAAAAGTCCCCACAATTACTTACCTGCGCTTTCTATCCCTGCTTTTACTAGGGCTCCGACTCCTCTTTTTCCTGGGAAAGAGGGGATAACTTATTGAGAATGTTTTATTCTCTCCccccaaggaaaagaaacaaaagaaaggccAGGGTGGAACGGCAGTAAAAGACCAAAGTGCCCAAGATGACGTGGCAGGAGTTCACAGTAACCGCGCAACACGAGCTTGCACACAGCCCTGGATGTTGTCAGGCATCTGGAGTGGCCGTTTCCCCCCCAAAGCCAGGCCAAAGCTGCTGTCTCCAAATCAGGGGTCCTcttgctgttttatttaattaaaatatactgaTGCTAGAACAAATCCACAAATCTAGGCAGGAATGTGAAGACTAGAAAAACATCAAACCAAGTCACCGTTATTCCCAGGACCCAGTGGAGCCATCACTAAAAGTCAGCAGTCTTCTAAGCAACCATCTCCCTGTTCTGGCTGTTTCTCTCATGGACATGGTTGCTTCCTTTCCCCCAGCTGCCAGCCCATTTCTCCACACCACACTCACTTGCTTGCCTCCGCACTGGCACTGCTCCCACTGGTACCACTGCCACTGTTGCCGTTGCTGCTGGCGTTGGTGTTGCTGGGGCCATCTTTTTGAACTTCTTTCCTTTGCTGATCATCCTAAAGGGTTAGCCAGGAAAAACGTCACAAGGCACAAGGTGGCAACACACACATTCCACTGggcaacaaaagaacaaaagtggaCAGAGATTTGATTATGAAATCAAAGCTCACAATTATCTAGTCAGTTTCTGGGCACCCGATCTCctaacaaaaggaataaaataggaagagagaaaatcaaaaagaGATCAGAGTGACAGATTTTGTCAAAACTTTAGCTACCCAACATTGGTTCCACTGACATCTATTTCCCAGGAGAGTGAGAAATTATTTAGGTTTGAGATACATTGACTTTCTAGTGTGTCACTGAGAGCTTTGAGCAAAGTACTAATTCCTAGCACATTATGCCCTGCCCAaacctctcccccacacccccagcttTGGGAGCCTCTCTGCCAGCATGTCTTTGAATATGAGAGCTGGAGAGCGGGGTGCGCTAAAAGACTATGACTTTTACGAATAGCCACAACACATAATAAACAAGCAGGAAAAAAGGATTCACAAAATGCTGAAACTGATGACCTAGAACTGCTGCTTCTTACTAACCCAATTCTAGGAGTGAAGTGGGGAGTATTACCTCTTCTTTTTTATAGGGAGCCTCCAGCATGGCTTCAATCACTATATCAAAGTCATCGGACGCCATCGTAGCAGATCTGAGGAGAAGACATGGATATGTGAGAAACTcgtatttttcctccccttctggcACCCCacattcccttccttctccaagAAACAGACTTCAGAATACACAgttctgtttcttgaattccaaaGGGATCTTCCTGGCTGTTGCTTACTCTaggtttatttttgtacattataAACCTTAACTAGTTCAGCTCTGTGGCTCAGAAAAGCTCAAGGGTTGAGAAGGAAACTGAATAGGTAGGAAGAAACTACAATACGGACCCTGTCCTGTGAAAACAAAGCGCTGGTATTCAAAATTACTATTCATTTTACAGTAGACGCTAGGCCTCCATTCTACAGTTCCAAAATTCTGTATATATAACTGGTTTACACGTCaatcacagaaacagacacacgtTTCCAATAAAAAGGTAAAAGTGAAAGAGTacaaatcaggaacaagacaaaacaacACCAGAATGCAGATCTGCCTTAAGCTCTTTCCACCACATACCCTACTCAAATATCAATAATTAGGCAACTCATCAGTAAGCATCTTGCGTACAACAGCAACTAGAATTCAGGTAACTCAGAAAGATTATGATTAAGACAGGCTTAACCAATTCCACTTTGAAGCCTGTCTAGGTAGGCAGGGTAAGACTTCCTGCCTCCCCCGAGCTTTCACACCTAGCAATCATCCTTCCCAAGACTGTCCACCACAGGCctgtcaaattaaaaaacaaacaaacaaaacccagaagatATCAAATAAAATCAGTAggctaaattattaaaaaaaaaaaaatactggtctGGAATTATCAATATAtagaacatggatgaatttcaaaataattatgccgAGTGAAAGAAATAAGACCAGATAAAGTATATACcatatgcttccatttatataaaattctaggaaatgcaaactaaCTTGTACTGgcagaaagcagatgagtggttgcctAGGGATGGACGAGGTgggcaggggaaaggaagaaagaattataaaagggcagaggaaacttttgggggtgtTGGTTTCATGGGTGTTTAAAcatcaaattgtacattttaatgtgtacagttttattttagatcaattatatctcagtaaatctgacaaaaaaaaaaaaacaaaacacaaccctCCAACTAATCTGAAGAATTTCTGTACAAGGAAGCTAATCATAACCAGACTTTCCATATCCCCAAGAGCTTTGCCCTCTTTAAGGGAGCTAATGCATTATCCAATGATGCTGTCCTTGTTGCCCTCAAAGCCCACAGCCTATTTTGATGAGTTAACAATGAGTATAAACATACTAATATAAACTAAGtgatgcaaaaataaaattaatcgtTCCATTTGTCATTTACAGTACCTGATATTGCTAGGCACTGAACTAAGCTTGTTTCAGAAACAAGATTCTTGGAAagagcaaaacaataaaataaaaattacttggagccatgggcacctgggtggctcagtctgttaagcatatgactcttggtttcaactcaggtcatgatctcaaggtttgtgagttcaagacccacatcaggctctgtgccaagagtgcagagtctgcttgggattctctctctctccctctctctcaaaaataaataaactttggggcacctgggtggctcagtcgggtgagcatctgacttcaacctaggtcataatctcatgattcatgaattcgagccctgcgactagctctgtgctgacagctcggagcctggagcgtgttttggattctgtgtctccctctctgccccttcccttcttatgccctgtttctctctgtctctcaataataaataaacattaaaaaatttttttaaaataaacttaaaaaaaagttaagaaaagaaaaaaattacttggaGACAAATTTAAGACTTAAAATGGAATTCAAATCAAGATTAAATAGCTGTGTCTAAAAACCGGTGAACTCAACTGCTTATTATAAGTAACATCATACGTTTGTTTAACAACCAAAGGTAATGTATGTCACAGGCAGCTGTCAGACCCAATGCACAATGAAAAAAACTGAGGTTTTATGAACTGCCCAGAGCCACAAAGCTCAAATGGAAGAGCTGACTCTTGATTAAGGTCCCCTGACTCTAAGTCTAATGTCTCATCAAGTCGATCAAATTACCTCTCTCTCCTGTACTTTACAACTtaactttaaagatttttctattttttattttttaaaatttatatccaaatgagcatttagtgcaacaatgatttcaggagtagattccttagtgccccttacccatttagcccatcccccctcccacaacccctccagtaaccctcagtttgttctccatacttctgagtctcttctgttttgtccccctacctgtttttatattatttttgtttcccttcctttatgttcatctgttttgtctcttaaagtcctcatatgagtgaagtcatatgatttttgtctttctctaatttcactttgcacaataccctccagttccagccacgtagttgcaaatggcaagatttcattctttttgattgccaagtaatactccattgtatatatatatataccacattttctttacccattcatccatcgatggacatttgggctctttccatactttggctactgttgatagtgtgctataaacatgggggtgcatgtgtcccttcaaaagatcacacctgtatcccgtggataaatgcctagtagtgcaattgctgggtcattgggtagttctatttttagttttttgaggaacctccatgctgttttccagaactttaaagattttaaaaagaagagtacaCAGCATACTGATATGtctagttttatttacttatttattcatttatttatgattttgggggtttttaaaaattttttaatatttatttctgagagagagaaagagacagtatgagccagggaggggcagagagagaggagacacagaatctaaagcaggctccaggctctgagctgttagc
The sequence above is a segment of the Panthera leo isolate Ple1 chromosome B3, P.leo_Ple1_pat1.1, whole genome shotgun sequence genome. Coding sequences within it:
- the RBM23 gene encoding probable RNA-binding protein 23 isoform X3; protein product: MASDDFDIVIEAMLEAPYKKEEDDQQRKEVQKDGPSNTNASSNGNSGSGTSGSSASAEASKKKRSRSPSKSRDRKRSRSRDRDRHRRRSTRSRSRERQRRHRSRSWDRRHSSESRSRDRRREDRVRYRSPPLATGRRYAHSKSPHFREKSPVREPIDNLSPEERDARTVFCMQLAARIRPRDLEDFFSAVGKVRDVRIISDRNSRRSKGIAYVEFCEIQSVPLAIGLTGQRLLGVPIIVQASQAEKNRLAAMANNLQKGSGGPMRLYVGSLHFNITEDMLRGIFEPFGKIDNIVLMKDSDTGRSKGYGFITFSDSECARRALEQLNGFELAGRPMRVGHVTERLDGGTDITFPDGDQELDLGSAGGRLQLMAKLAEGSGMQLPTTTAAAAAAAQAAAALQLNGTVPLGALNPAALTALSPALNLASQAIASQCFQLSSLFTPQTM
- the RBM23 gene encoding probable RNA-binding protein 23 isoform X5, with the protein product MASDDFDIVIEAMLEAPYKKEEDDQQRKEVQKDGPSNTNASSNGNSGSGTSGSSASAEASNRSRDRDRHRRRSTRSRSRERQRRHRSRSWDRRHSSESRSRDRRREDRVRYRSPPLATGRRYAHSKSPHFREKSPVREPIDNLSPEERDARTVFCMQLAARIRPRDLEDFFSAVGKVRDVRIISDRNSRRSKGIAYVEFCEIQSVPLAIGLTGQRLLGVPIIVQASQAEKNRLAAMANNLQKGSGGPMRLYVGSLHFNITEDMLRGIFEPFGKIDNIVLMKDSDTGRSKGYGFITFSDSECARRALEQLNGFELAGRPMRVGHVTERLDGGTDITFPDGDQELDLGSAGGRLQLMAKLAEGSGMQLPTTTAAAAAAAQAAAALQLNGTVPLGALNPAALTALSPALNLASQAIASQCFQLSSLFTPQTM
- the RBM23 gene encoding probable RNA-binding protein 23 isoform X2, with amino-acid sequence MASDDFDIVIEAMLEAPYKKEEDDQQRKEVQKDGPSNTNASSNGNSGSGTSGSSASAEASKKKRSRSPSKSRDRKRSRSRDRDRHRRRSTRSRSRERQRRHRSRSWDRRHSSESRSRDRRREDRVRYRSPPLATGRRYAHSKSPHFREKSPVREPIDNLSPEERDARTVFCMQLAARIRPRDLEDFFSAVGKVRDVRIISDRNSRRSKGIAYVEFCEIQSVPLAIGLTGQRLLGVPIIVQASQAEKNRLAAMANNLQKGSGGPMRLYVGSLHFNITEDMLRGIFEPFGKIDNIVLMKDSDTGRSKGYGFITFSDSECARRALEQLNGFELAGRPMRVGHVTERLDGGTDITFPDGDQELDLGSAGGRLQLMAKLAEGSGMQLPTTTAAAAAAAQAAAALQLNGTVPLGALNPAALTALSPALNLASQAIASQCFQLSSLFTPQTM
- the RBM23 gene encoding probable RNA-binding protein 23 isoform X1; amino-acid sequence: MASDDFDIVIEAMLEAPYKKEEDDQQRKEVQKDGPSNTNASSNGNSGSGTSGSSASAEASKKKRSRSPSKSRDRKRSRSRDRDRHRRRSTRSRSRERQRRHRSRSWDRRHSSESRSRDRRREDRVRYRSPPLATGRRYAHSKSPHFREKSPVREPIDNLSPEERDARTVFCMQLAARIRPRDLEDFFSAVGKVRDVRIISDRNSRRSKGIAYVEFCEIQSVPLAIGLTGQRLLGVPIIVQASQAEKNRLAAMANNLQKGSGGPMRLYVGSLHFNITEDMLRGIFEPFGKIDNIVLMKDSDTGRSKGYGFITFSDSECARRALEQLNGFELAGRPMRVGHVTERLDGGTDITFPDGDQELDLGSAGGRLQLMAKLAEGSGMQLPTTTAAAAAAAQAAAALQLNGTVPLGALNPAALTALSPALNLASQAIASQCFQLSSLFTPQTIPRSLESCRNPIWIFF
- the RBM23 gene encoding probable RNA-binding protein 23 isoform X4, which gives rise to MASDDFDIVIEAMLEAPYKKEEDDQQRKEVQKDGPSNTNASSNGNSGSGTSGSSASAEASNRSRDRDRHRRRSTRSRSRERQRRHRSRSWDRRHSSESRSRDRRREDRVRYRSPPLATGRRYAHSKSPHFREKSPVREPIDNLSPEERDARTVFCMQLAARIRPRDLEDFFSAVGKVRDVRIISDRNSRRSKGIAYVEFCEIQSVPLAIGLTGQRLLGVPIIVQASQAEKNRLAAMANNLQKGSGGPMRLYVGSLHFNITEDMLRGIFEPFGKIDNIVLMKDSDTGRSKGYGFITFSDSECARRALEQLNGFELAGRPMRVGHVTERLDGGTDITFPDGDQELDLGSAGGRLQLMAKLAEGSGMQLPTTTAAAAAAAQAAAALQLNGTVPLGALNPAALTALSPALNLASQAIASQCFQLSSLFTPQTIPRSLESCRNPIWIFF